One Rhododendron vialii isolate Sample 1 chromosome 2a, ASM3025357v1 genomic region harbors:
- the LOC131318102 gene encoding UPF0481 protein At3g47200-like — MMPDASAADPLSLRLDEKLTHLSGAHFEWYIYRVHDRLRRQSEKAYEPEILSIGPYHRGKGHLWMMEGHKMQYLRLLLKRTEEASVDRYVAAMRKLQKRAQGCYADSINLSNDEFVEMMLLDTCFIVEFLRKFSMTMLRDTNDPIFRMDWILHGIWRDLMLFENQLPFFILVHLFTMTKIPDPRDNIVDLFIRYGYCVREHYICTMPPGFERFLKISYGISPDDVKHFLGLVHHVTSSSVAKLVSNRNICHDEKRWDYIHSATELHEAGIRFKKAKCTPWLYIRFVNGAIEIPHFAVEETFETIFRNLIAHEEHLQDAGPKYVKNYLTFLCCLINSARDVSLLRRCGILNNMLGDDEAVSAVFSKASTCVLVSRADFCYYRDFNDINAYCKCRQNIWTTKLRRDYFNSPWKIVSFLGVVLLLLLSLAQTTLSGLAYFCQKR; from the coding sequence ATGATGCCCGATGCAAGTGCCGCTGATCCTCTCTCCCTTCGTTTAGACGAGAAGCTTACTCACCTATCTGGTGCACATTTCGAGTGGTATATTTACAGAGTCCATGATCGACTACGTAGGCAGAGCGAAAAGGCCTACGAGCCAGAAATACTGTCGATTGGACCATATCACCGTGGTAAAGGCCATCTATGGATGATGGAAGGACACAAAATGCAGTATCTTCGATTGCTTCTTAAACGGACAGAGGAGGCAAGCGTGGATAGGTACGTCGCAGCCATGAGGAAATTGCAGAAAAGAGCACAAGGGTGTTATGCTGACTCCATAAACCTTAGCAACGACGAGTTTGTGGAAATGATGCTTCTCGACACCTGTTTTATCGTTGAGTTTCTCCGCAAATTCTCCATGACAATGTTGAGAGATACAAACGACCCTATCTTCAGAATGGATTGGATCCTCCACGGTATATGGCGGGACTTAATGCTGTTCGAGAATCAACTTCCGTTCTTCATTCTCGTGCATTTGTTCACCATGACGAAAATTCCAGATCCACGAGACAACATCGTCGACTTATTCATACGGTACGGCTATTGTGTCCGAGAACATTATATTTGCACCATGCCTCCGGGTTTCGAGAGGTTTCTGAAAATTTCGTACGGGATTTCACCTGACGACGTGAAGCATTTTCTCGGTCTAGTACACCATGTCACATCATCTTCGGTTGCCAAATTGGTGTCTAATAGAAATATTTGCCACGACGAAAAGAGATGGGATTATATACATTCTGCCACTGAGCTACACGAGGCCGGGATCAGGTTCAAGAAGGCTAAGTGTACCCCCTGGTTATACATAAGGTTTGTGAACGGGGCAATCGAGATCCCGCATTTTGCTGTCGAAGAGACGTTCGAGACTATCTTCAGGAACTTGATTGCGCACGAGGAGCATCTCCAGGACGCCGGACCCAAATACGTGAAGAATTACCTGACTTTCTTGTGCTGCCTCATCAACTCCGCGAGGGACGTCAGTTTGCTCCGCCGTTGCGGGATTCTGAACAACATGCTGGGCGACGACGAAGCCGTTTCGGCAGTCTTCAGCAAGGCTTCCACGTGTGTCCTGGTGTCTCGTGCCGACTTCTGTTACTACCGGGACTTCAACGACATAAATGCGTATTGTAAGTGCCGGCAGAACATATGGACCACGAAGCTCCGGCGGGATTACTTCAATAGCCCGTGGAAGATCGTTTCGTTTCttggtgttgttttgttgcTTCTACTCAGTTTGGCACAGACCACCCTATCTGGTCTTGCTTACTTTTGTCAAAAACGATGA